The Lysobacter gummosus genome includes a region encoding these proteins:
- a CDS encoding non-ribosomal peptide synthetase, translating to MSQETSSDVELMKLELLRRRLAKSAKPSAQLGGASIPKADRDGELPLSWSQQRLWFLNQFDQAAGSAYHMPVALRLSGELDVAALQAAMDRIVARHENLRTVFVKSGESARLVIRGEDVGLPLMHHDLSSIEAAQRQAQVEAIGAEEASKPFDLASGPLIRGRLLKLAEREHVLLVTQHHIVSDGWSIGVLIGEFSELYSAFHQNRPDPLPPLPIQYADYAAWQRQWLHGEELSKRIEFWRNHLQGAPALLELPSDRPRPPSQSYTGDRVPVRLPDALTEALRSFSQRHGATMYMTLLTGWSALLSRLSGQTDLVVGSPVANRQPSQVEALVGCFVNTLALRIRLEDDPSAAQLVEQIKRTALSAYAHQELPFDQVVESLQPERSMSYSPLFQVMLTLDNTPRGASLSLPGLELSQIDPDHRTAHFDLRLLLSDAGAELEGELEYASDLFDRDTVERMVGQWFNLLGAMCKDEDRALSVLPLISAEERRRVLVDFNTVRADAHDQTLVGLFAAQVARTPDAPAVSYEDVTLSYAELDRRANQIAHRLVGLGVKPDDRVAICVERSVEMVVGLVGILKSGAGYVPLDPSYPLDRLSYMLADSAPMALVTQASVRSLLGSLSVPVIELEDATLAQESEQPPSVALNSTHLAYMIYTSGSTGQPKGVMIEHRSPVNFWQAMQATTHREVAPGSRIGLNAAYAFDMSLKGLLQLLSGHCVLPIPQSIRASGPAMLDFIEAQKIDALDSTPSQLEGLLAAGLLEGEGHRPVSVLLGGEPIGPKLWAQLRDSKRIHFHNMYGPTECTVDATIGSIREAMGGPVIGRPIANTPVYVLDARGEPVPVGVVGELHLGGVQVARGYWNRPELTAERFVRDPFNADPQARMYKTGDLGRWLADGTIEYLGRNDFQVKIRGFRIELGEIEARLVACDGVREAVVIAREDVEGDKRLVAYAVMASDVELSVASLRDALSKDLAEYMIPSAFVALESLPLTPNGKLDRKALPAPDQGAVLSRAFEAPQGAIETAIADVWQDLLGLERVGRHDHFFELGGHSLLVIGLIERLRQRGYSTDVRTVFTTPMLRALAEQLACEPVAATAEAAANPITEQTTHLTPDLLPLVALNQNEIDGIVESVPGGVSNIQDIYPLAPLQEGILFHHLLEQDREGDAYLMRSVVAFDSRERLDLFLTALQQVIARHDILRSSVRWQGLPRPVQVVHREAPLPIESIAVDPRQEALPQLLERTDPRRMRLDLSQAPVLRGYIAQDAASGEWLLALLRHHLVCDHVAMDLILSEIQTLLSGGVLPPARAYRHFIAQMQTVADDEHEAYFRAQLESVEEPTAPFGILNVQNDGEQVEEARLSLSMAMARAIRDASRRRGVTPAVLFHVAWARVLGQCSGREDDVVFGTVLSGRLQGSEGADQVVGMFLNTLPIRIGLSHDVPASIAQVYAQLSELLEHEQASLALAQRCSGVQAPLPLFTSLLNYRHGHAATPEDSAQAMQAWSGMRLIGGDTRNNYPLTMSVEDLGEAFGLTVLAVAGIDPQRLVRYMEQALASLLSALEDGSQQALQELPILPAAERETVLREFNSVDAQSHDQTLVELFEAQVTRTPDAPAVSYEGVTLSYAELDRRANQVAHRLIGLGVKPDNRVAICVERSVEMVVGLVGILKSGAGYVPLDPSYPLERLSYMLQDSQPMALVTQASVRSLLGSLSVPVIELEDATLAQESEQAPSVVLNSTHLAYMIYTSGSTGQPKGVMIEHRSPVNFWRAMQATTHREVAPGSRIGLNAAYAFDMSLKGLLQLLSGHCVLPIPQSIRASGPAMLEFIEAHKIDALDSTPSQLEGLLAAGLLEGEGHRPVSVLLGGEPIGPKLWAQLRDSKRIHFHNMYGPTECTVDATIGSIREAAGGPVIGRPIANTPVYVLDARGEPVPVGVVGELHLGGVQVARGYWNRPELTAERFVRDPFSADPQARMYKTGDLGRWLADGTIEYLGRNDFQVKIRGFRIELGEIEARLVACEGVREAVVIAREDVEGDKRLVAYAVMEPGVELSVAALREALSKELAEYMVPSAFVALDALPLTPNGKLDRKALPAPDQGAVLSREYEAPQGEIETAIAEIWQDLLGLERVGRHDHFFELGGHSLLAVQVASRLRQSLGLEIPLRDLFSRPTPAALAASVQGSQSASQPPITLADRNAALPLSWAQQRLWFLDQLDHSAGAAYHMPVALQLSGELDRAALQSSLNRIVARHENLRTRFVSQSGAPTQVIDPADTGFVLVDHDLSDLAADAQASAVATQSREEARAPFDLAQGPLIRGRLLRLSEREHVLLVTQHHIVSDGWSIGVLVKEVSALYDAYRQGQPDPLPPLPIQYADYAAWQRGWLQGETLQRQSNYWRDQLQGAPAVLELPTDRSRPALQSYAGDRVPVRLSAELSAQLRNLSQRHGTTVFMTLLAGWSVLLSRLSGQSDVVVGSPVANRQRSELEPLIGFFVNTLALRVDLQHQPSVTDLLAQVKATTLAAYEHQDLPFEQVVEAVQPVRSMSHSPLFQALLSLNNTPDGGGLQLHGLTLSQLDSGQQTAQFDLALSLTDNGNALSGSVAYASDLFDRGTVERMMDHWTTLLTAMVADDSASVARLPLLTPPQRAQVLQGFHAQAHGDTPRQFEHGVIHHGFEAQVARTPNAPAVSYEQQTLSYAELDRRANQVAHRLIQLGVKPDDRVAICVERSLDMVVGLLGILKAGGGYVPLDPAYPADRLAYMLEDSAPVVLLSQSALRASLPLATCPVLELDDEAVWAQADTDTPVVSGLQPHHLAYVIYTSGSTGQPKGVMVEHGQVSRLFASTDHWFGFNETDVWTLFHSFAFDFSVWELWGALLYGGRVVVVPSLCARSPVEFYELLVREGVTVLNQTPSAFRALIAAQSEHEHKLRTIVFGGEALELSTLVPWLQRNPTSRTQLINMYGITEITVHATYRPITEADVAVPRGSPIGQAIADLRLYVLDGQGEPVPVGVTGELYVAGAGVARGYLNREELTAQRFLPDRFDPDPQARMYKTGDLGRWLADGTIEYLGRNDFQVKIRGFRIELGEIEAKLAACEGVRDAVVIAREDTPGDKRLVAYLVMREGATWSVPELRETLSRDLAEYMVPSAFVALDALPLTTNGKLDRQALPAPDQASVSQREYEAPQGETETAIAEVWQELLGLDRVGRHDHFFELGGHSLLVIGLIERLRQRGLNADVRSVFIAPVLSSLAETLRANPSDADDFQVPANLIPDSFRDEANEADTEEFHV from the coding sequence ATGTCTCAAGAAACATCGTCCGATGTCGAACTGATGAAACTGGAGCTGCTGCGCCGCAGGCTGGCCAAGTCGGCCAAGCCCAGCGCGCAGCTCGGCGGCGCGTCGATTCCGAAGGCCGATCGCGACGGAGAACTTCCGCTGTCGTGGTCGCAGCAGCGCCTGTGGTTCCTCAATCAGTTCGATCAGGCCGCGGGCTCGGCGTATCACATGCCGGTGGCGCTGCGGTTGAGCGGCGAGCTCGACGTCGCCGCGCTTCAGGCCGCGATGGATCGCATCGTCGCGCGGCACGAGAACTTGCGCACGGTGTTCGTCAAGTCGGGCGAGTCGGCCAGGCTGGTGATTCGCGGCGAAGACGTCGGGTTGCCGCTGATGCATCATGATCTGAGTTCGATCGAAGCGGCCCAGCGCCAGGCGCAGGTCGAAGCGATCGGTGCCGAGGAGGCGAGTAAGCCGTTCGACCTCGCCAGCGGTCCGCTGATTCGCGGTCGGTTGTTGAAGCTCGCTGAACGCGAGCACGTATTGCTGGTGACCCAGCACCACATCGTCTCCGACGGTTGGTCGATCGGCGTGCTGATCGGCGAGTTCAGCGAGCTCTACAGCGCGTTTCATCAAAATCGCCCCGATCCGCTGCCGCCGTTGCCGATCCAGTACGCCGACTATGCAGCATGGCAGCGTCAATGGCTGCACGGCGAGGAGCTGAGCAAGCGCATCGAGTTCTGGCGAAATCACCTGCAGGGTGCGCCGGCACTGCTGGAGCTGCCGAGCGATCGTCCTCGACCGCCTTCGCAGAGCTATACAGGCGACCGAGTGCCGGTACGTTTGCCCGACGCGTTGACCGAGGCGTTGCGATCCTTCTCCCAGCGCCACGGCGCGACGATGTATATGACCTTGCTGACCGGCTGGTCGGCATTGCTGTCGCGTCTGAGCGGGCAGACCGATCTGGTGGTGGGCAGTCCGGTCGCCAATCGGCAACCCTCACAGGTCGAGGCATTGGTCGGTTGCTTCGTCAACACGTTGGCATTGCGGATCAGGCTCGAAGACGATCCGAGCGCGGCGCAGCTGGTCGAACAGATCAAGCGCACGGCGCTGTCGGCGTATGCGCATCAGGAGCTGCCTTTCGACCAAGTGGTCGAATCCTTGCAGCCGGAACGCAGCATGAGTTACAGCCCGTTGTTCCAGGTCATGCTGACCTTGGACAACACGCCGCGGGGCGCGAGTTTGTCGCTGCCGGGACTGGAGTTGAGTCAGATCGACCCCGACCATCGAACCGCGCATTTCGACCTGCGCTTGTTGCTCAGCGACGCAGGCGCCGAGCTCGAGGGCGAATTGGAATACGCCAGCGATCTGTTCGACCGCGATACCGTCGAGCGCATGGTGGGACAGTGGTTCAATCTGCTGGGAGCGATGTGCAAGGACGAAGATCGGGCGCTCAGTGTGCTGCCGCTGATTTCAGCGGAAGAGCGCAGGCGTGTGCTGGTAGATTTCAATACTGTTCGTGCGGACGCGCATGATCAGACGCTGGTGGGGCTGTTCGCCGCACAGGTCGCGCGAACGCCGGATGCGCCTGCGGTGTCGTACGAAGACGTGACGCTGAGTTATGCCGAGCTGGATCGCCGCGCGAATCAGATCGCGCATCGTCTGGTCGGCTTGGGCGTGAAGCCCGATGATCGGGTAGCGATCTGCGTCGAGCGCAGCGTGGAGATGGTGGTCGGTCTGGTCGGCATCCTGAAATCGGGGGCTGGTTACGTTCCGCTGGACCCGAGCTATCCGCTGGATCGATTGAGCTACATGCTGGCCGATAGCGCGCCGATGGCGTTGGTGACGCAGGCTTCAGTGCGGTCGTTGTTGGGTTCGTTGTCGGTGCCGGTGATCGAGCTGGAAGACGCGACGCTGGCGCAGGAATCGGAACAGCCGCCTTCGGTGGCGCTGAATTCGACGCATCTGGCCTACATGATCTACACGTCGGGCTCGACCGGTCAGCCCAAGGGCGTAATGATCGAACACCGCTCGCCGGTGAACTTCTGGCAGGCGATGCAGGCGACTACGCATCGCGAAGTGGCCCCAGGTTCGCGGATCGGCTTGAACGCGGCTTACGCGTTCGACATGTCGCTCAAGGGCTTGTTGCAGCTGCTGTCGGGCCACTGCGTGCTGCCGATCCCGCAGTCGATCCGCGCGAGCGGTCCGGCGATGTTGGACTTCATCGAAGCGCAGAAGATCGATGCATTGGACAGCACGCCTTCGCAGCTCGAAGGTTTGTTGGCCGCGGGGCTGTTGGAAGGCGAGGGCCATCGCCCCGTCAGCGTGCTGCTGGGCGGCGAGCCCATCGGCCCGAAGCTGTGGGCGCAGTTGCGGGATTCGAAGCGAATCCACTTCCACAACATGTACGGCCCGACCGAATGCACGGTGGACGCGACGATCGGCAGCATCCGCGAAGCGATGGGCGGACCGGTGATTGGCCGGCCGATCGCGAATACGCCGGTGTACGTGCTGGATGCGCGCGGCGAACCGGTGCCGGTCGGCGTCGTGGGCGAGTTGCACCTGGGCGGCGTGCAGGTGGCGCGCGGTTACTGGAATCGTCCCGAGCTGACGGCCGAGCGGTTCGTCCGGGACCCATTCAACGCCGACCCGCAAGCGCGGATGTACAAGACCGGCGACCTGGGCCGTTGGCTGGCCGACGGCACGATCGAATACCTGGGCCGCAACGACTTCCAGGTCAAGATTCGTGGCTTCCGCATCGAACTGGGCGAGATCGAAGCACGGCTGGTCGCTTGCGATGGCGTACGCGAAGCGGTGGTCATCGCACGCGAAGACGTCGAAGGCGACAAGCGCCTGGTGGCCTACGCGGTCATGGCGTCGGACGTCGAATTGTCGGTCGCTTCCTTGCGCGACGCGCTATCGAAGGACTTGGCCGAATACATGATCCCGAGCGCGTTCGTCGCGCTGGAATCGCTGCCGCTGACCCCGAACGGCAAGCTGGATCGCAAGGCGCTGCCGGCTCCGGATCAAGGTGCGGTCCTGAGTCGGGCCTTCGAAGCCCCACAGGGCGCGATAGAAACCGCCATCGCGGACGTCTGGCAAGACCTGCTGGGCCTTGAGCGAGTCGGCCGCCACGACCACTTCTTCGAACTGGGCGGTCACTCCTTGTTGGTGATCGGCCTGATCGAACGCCTGCGCCAGCGGGGTTATTCGACCGACGTACGCACGGTATTCACCACGCCGATGCTGCGAGCGCTGGCCGAACAACTGGCCTGCGAACCGGTGGCGGCTACGGCCGAAGCGGCGGCGAACCCGATCACGGAACAGACGACGCACCTCACCCCCGATCTGCTGCCGCTGGTCGCGCTGAACCAGAACGAGATCGACGGGATCGTCGAATCAGTGCCCGGTGGCGTAAGCAACATCCAGGACATCTACCCGCTGGCGCCGTTGCAGGAAGGCATCCTGTTCCATCACCTGTTGGAACAGGACCGCGAAGGCGATGCCTACCTGATGCGATCGGTGGTCGCGTTCGATAGCCGCGAGCGCCTCGACCTGTTCCTGACCGCGCTGCAACAGGTCATCGCGCGTCACGACATCCTGCGCAGCTCGGTGCGCTGGCAGGGCCTGCCGCGGCCAGTGCAAGTGGTGCATCGCGAAGCGCCGCTGCCCATCGAGTCGATCGCGGTCGATCCGCGGCAAGAAGCACTGCCGCAACTGCTGGAGCGAACAGATCCGCGTCGCATGCGGCTGGACCTGAGCCAGGCGCCGGTCCTGCGCGGGTACATCGCCCAGGATGCCGCCAGCGGCGAATGGCTGCTGGCATTGCTGCGCCACCACTTGGTCTGCGACCACGTGGCGATGGACCTGATTCTGTCGGAGATCCAGACCCTGCTCAGCGGCGGTGTGTTGCCGCCGGCACGGGCGTACCGTCATTTCATCGCTCAGATGCAGACGGTGGCCGACGACGAGCACGAAGCTTATTTCCGCGCGCAACTGGAATCGGTAGAAGAGCCAACGGCGCCGTTCGGAATACTGAACGTACAGAACGACGGCGAGCAGGTCGAAGAAGCGCGATTGTCGCTGTCGATGGCGATGGCCCGTGCGATCCGGGACGCATCGCGTCGCCGCGGCGTAACCCCGGCGGTGCTGTTCCACGTCGCCTGGGCGCGGGTGCTGGGTCAGTGCAGCGGCCGCGAGGACGATGTCGTGTTCGGTACGGTGCTGTCGGGCCGTCTGCAGGGATCGGAAGGCGCCGACCAGGTCGTCGGCATGTTCCTGAACACCTTGCCGATCCGGATCGGGTTAAGCCATGACGTACCGGCGTCGATCGCGCAGGTGTATGCGCAGCTGAGCGAACTGCTGGAGCACGAACAGGCGTCGCTGGCGCTGGCGCAGCGTTGCAGCGGCGTGCAGGCGCCGCTGCCGTTGTTCACGTCGCTGCTGAACTACCGCCACGGTCACGCGGCGACGCCGGAAGACAGCGCGCAGGCGATGCAGGCGTGGAGCGGCATGCGGCTGATCGGTGGCGATACGCGCAACAACTATCCGCTGACGATGTCGGTGGAGGATCTGGGCGAAGCGTTCGGATTGACGGTGCTGGCGGTGGCGGGAATCGATCCGCAACGGCTGGTGCGGTACATGGAGCAGGCGTTGGCGTCGTTGTTGTCGGCGCTGGAGGATGGGTCGCAGCAAGCGCTGCAGGAACTGCCGATTCTGCCCGCGGCCGAGCGCGAGACGGTCTTGCGCGAGTTCAATTCGGTGGATGCGCAGTCGCACGATCAAACGCTGGTGGAGCTGTTCGAGGCCCAGGTCACGCGGACGCCGGACGCACCGGCGGTGTCGTATGAAGGGGTGACGCTGAGTTATGCCGAGCTGGATCGCCGGGCGAATCAAGTCGCGCATCGTCTGATCGGTTTGGGCGTGAAGCCCGATAATCGCGTGGCGATCTGCGTCGAGCGCAGCGTGGAGATGGTGGTCGGTCTAGTCGGCATCCTGAAATCGGGGGCTGGTTACGTTCCGCTGGACCCGAGCTATCCGCTCGAACGCTTGAGCTACATGCTGCAAGACAGTCAGCCAATGGCTTTGGTGACGCAGGCGTCGGTGCGGTCGTTGCTGGGTTCGTTGTCGGTGCCGGTGATCGAGCTGGAAGACGCGACGCTGGCGCAGGAATCGGAGCAGGCGCCTTCGGTGGTGCTGAATTCGACGCATCTGGCCTACATGATCTACACCTCGGGTTCGACCGGTCAGCCCAAGGGCGTGATGATCGAGCATCGCTCGCCGGTGAACTTCTGGCGGGCGATGCAGGCGACTACGCATCGCGAAGTGGCTCCGGGTTCGCGCATAGGCTTGAACGCGGCTTATGCGTTCGATATGTCGCTGAAAGGATTGCTGCAACTGCTGTCGGGCCATTGCGTGCTGCCGATCCCGCAGTCGATCCGCGCGAGCGGGCCGGCGATGTTGGAGTTCATCGAAGCGCACAAGATTGACGCGTTGGATAGCACGCCTTCGCAACTCGAAGGCTTGTTGGCCGCAGGCCTGTTGGAAGGCGAGGGCCATCGCCCGGTCAGCGTGCTGCTGGGCGGCGAGCCCATCGGCCCGAAACTGTGGGCTCAACTGCGGGATTCGAAGCGCATCCACTTCCACAACATGTACGGTCCGACCGAGTGCACGGTGGACGCGACGATCGGCAGCATTCGCGAAGCGGCGGGCGGACCGGTCATTGGCCGGCCGATCGCGAATACGCCGGTGTACGTGCTGGATGCGCGCGGCGAACCGGTGCCGGTCGGCGTCGTGGGCGAGTTGCATCTGGGCGGCGTCCAAGTGGCGCGTGGTTACTGGAATCGCCCGGAGCTGACGGCCGAGCGATTCGTCCGCGACCCGTTCAGCGCCGACCCGCAGGCGCGGATGTACAAGACCGGCGACCTGGGCCGTTGGCTGGCGGACGGCACGATCGAGTACCTGGGCCGCAACGACTTCCAGGTCAAGATCCGCGGCTTCCGCATCGAACTGGGCGAGATCGAAGCGCGGCTGGTGGCCTGCGAGGGCGTGCGCGAAGCGGTGGTCATCGCGCGTGAAGACGTCGAAGGCGACAAGCGTCTGGTGGCTTACGCGGTGATGGAGCCGGGCGTCGAACTGTCGGTGGCGGCGCTGCGCGAGGCGCTGTCGAAGGAGCTGGCCGAGTACATGGTCCCAAGCGCTTTCGTCGCGCTGGACGCATTGCCGCTGACTCCGAACGGCAAGCTGGACCGCAAGGCCCTGCCGGCGCCAGACCAAGGCGCAGTGCTGAGCCGCGAATACGAAGCCCCGCAAGGCGAGATCGAAACCGCCATCGCCGAGATCTGGCAAGACCTGCTGGGCCTTGAGCGAGTCGGCCGCCACGACCACTTCTTCGAACTGGGCGGCCACTCGCTGCTGGCCGTGCAAGTCGCCTCGCGCCTGCGCCAATCGCTGGGTCTGGAGATTCCGCTGCGCGACCTGTTCTCGCGTCCCACCCCGGCCGCGTTGGCCGCCAGCGTGCAGGGTTCGCAGAGCGCGTCGCAACCGCCGATCACGCTCGCCGACCGCAATGCCGCGTTGCCGCTGTCGTGGGCCCAGCAACGCCTGTGGTTCCTGGATCAGCTCGATCACTCGGCCGGTGCGGCGTATCACATGCCGGTGGCCTTGCAGCTGAGCGGCGAACTCGACCGTGCAGCGCTGCAGAGCAGCCTGAATCGAATCGTCGCGCGCCACGAAAACCTGCGCACCCGCTTCGTCAGTCAGTCAGGCGCCCCGACCCAGGTCATCGATCCGGCCGATACCGGCTTCGTTCTGGTCGATCACGATCTGAGCGATCTGGCCGCCGACGCACAAGCCTCCGCCGTAGCCACGCAAAGCCGCGAAGAAGCCCGCGCCCCGTTCGATCTGGCCCAGGGCCCGTTGATCCGCGGTCGCTTGCTGCGACTGAGCGAACGCGAGCACGTGCTGCTGGTAACCCAGCACCACATCGTCTCCGACGGTTGGTCGATCGGCGTGCTGGTGAAGGAAGTCAGCGCGCTGTACGACGCTTATCGTCAGGGCCAGCCCGATCCGTTGCCGCCGCTGCCGATCCAGTACGCCGATTACGCCGCGTGGCAACGCGGCTGGCTGCAGGGCGAGACCCTGCAGCGTCAAAGCAACTACTGGCGCGATCAGCTGCAAGGCGCCCCGGCGGTGCTGGAACTGCCGACCGACCGGTCGCGCCCGGCGTTGCAGAGCTACGCCGGCGACCGCGTCCCGGTTCGGCTGTCGGCTGAGCTGAGCGCGCAGTTGCGCAATTTGTCGCAGCGTCACGGCACGACCGTCTTCATGACCTTGCTGGCCGGCTGGTCGGTGTTGCTGTCGCGCCTGAGCGGCCAATCCGATGTCGTCGTCGGCAGCCCGGTCGCCAATCGCCAGCGCAGCGAACTCGAACCGTTGATCGGCTTCTTCGTCAACACCTTGGCGCTGCGCGTCGATCTGCAGCATCAACCCAGCGTGACCGACCTGCTGGCCCAGGTAAAAGCCACGACCCTGGCCGCGTACGAACACCAGGACCTGCCGTTCGAACAAGTCGTCGAAGCTGTGCAGCCGGTGCGCAGCATGAGCCACAGCCCGCTGTTCCAGGCGCTGCTGAGCTTGAACAACACCCCCGACGGCGGCGGCCTGCAACTGCACGGCCTGACCCTGTCGCAACTCGACAGCGGCCAGCAGACGGCGCAATTCGATCTGGCCCTGTCGCTGACCGACAACGGCAACGCCTTGAGCGGCAGCGTCGCCTATGCCAGCGACCTGTTCGACCGCGGTACCGTCGAGCGGATGATGGATCACTGGACGACCTTGCTGACGGCGATGGTCGCCGACGATTCGGCTTCGGTCGCGCGTCTGCCGCTGCTGACGCCGCCGCAGCGGGCGCAGGTGCTGCAGGGCTTCCACGCCCAGGCCCACGGCGACACGCCGCGTCAGTTCGAGCACGGCGTGATCCATCACGGCTTCGAAGCCCAGGTCGCGCGCACCCCCAATGCACCGGCGGTGTCGTACGAACAGCAAACGCTTAGTTACGCCGAACTGGACCGCCGTGCCAACCAAGTCGCACATCGCCTGATCCAGTTGGGCGTTAAACCCGACGACCGCGTCGCGATCTGCGTCGAGCGCAGCCTGGACATGGTGGTCGGCCTGCTCGGCATTCTGAAGGCCGGCGGCGGCTACGTGCCGCTCGATCCGGCGTATCCGGCCGACCGTCTGGCCTACATGCTGGAAGACAGCGCGCCGGTGGTGTTGCTGAGCCAATCGGCCCTGCGCGCGAGTCTGCCGTTAGCAACATGCCCGGTTCTGGAACTGGACGACGAAGCCGTATGGGCACAGGCAGATACCGATACACCGGTCGTGAGCGGCCTGCAGCCGCACCATCTGGCCTACGTGATCTACACCTCCGGCTCGACCGGACAACCCAAGGGCGTGATGGTCGAACACGGCCAGGTCAGCCGTTTGTTCGCCTCCACCGACCACTGGTTCGGCTTCAACGAAACCGACGTATGGACGCTGTTCCATTCGTTCGCGTTCGACTTTTCGGTATGGGAACTGTGGGGCGCATTGCTGTACGGCGGCCGCGTAGTCGTGGTGCCGTCGCTGTGCGCACGTTCGCCGGTGGAGTTCTACGAACTGCTGGTGCGCGAAGGCGTGACCGTGCTGAACCAGACCCCGAGCGCGTTCCGTGCCCTGATCGCGGCGCAGAGTGAGCACGAGCACAAGCTGCGCACGATCGTGTTCGGCGGCGAAGCCCTGGAACTGAGCACGCTGGTGCCGTGGCTGCAGCGCAACCCGACATCGCGCACGCAGCTCATCAACATGTACGGCATCACCGAAATCACCGTGCATGCGACCTACAGGCCGATCACCGAAGCCGACGTCGCGGTCCCGCGCGGCAGCCCGATCGGCCAAGCCATCGCCGACCTGCGTCTGTACGTGCTGGACGGGCAGGGCGAACCGGTGCCGGTCGGCGTGACCGGCGAGTTGTACGTCGCCGGCGCCGGTGTCGCACGCGGGTATTTGAACCGCGAAGAACTGACTGCGCAGCGCTTCCTGCCGGATCGATTCGACCCCGATCCGCAGGCACGGATGTACAAGACCGGCGACCTGGGCCGCTGGCTGGCGGACGGCACGATCGAGTACCTGGGCCGCAACGATTTCCAGGTCAAGATCCGCGGCTTCCGCATCGAACTGGGCGAGATCGAGGCCAAGCTGGCCGCGTGCGAGGGCGTACGCGACGCCGTGGTGATCGCACGCGAAGACACCCCGGGCGACAAGCGCCTGGTCGCTTATCTGGTGATGCGCGAAGGCGCGACCTGGTCGGTGCCCGAACTGCGCGAGACGCTGTCGCGCGATCTGGCCGAATACATGGTCCCGAGCGCATTCGTCGCCCTGGACGCGTTGCCGCTGACGACCAACGGCAAGCTGGATCGGCAGGCGCTGCCGGCGCCGGACCAGGCATCGGTATCGCAGCGCGAATACGAAGCACCGCAGGGCGAAACGGAAACCGCGATCGCCGAGGTATGGCAAGAGCTGCTGGGCCTGGATCGCGTCGGTCGCCACGATCATTTCTTCGAACTGGGCGGTCACTCGTTGCTGGTGATCGGCCTGATCGAACGCCTGCGCCAGCGCGGTCTGAATGCCGATGTGCGCAGCGTATTCATCGCACCGGTTCTCAGCTCCCTGGCCGAAACCCTTCGCGCGAACCCGAGCGACGCAGACGATTTCCAAGTCCCCGCCAATCTGATTCCGGACAGTTTCCGGGATGAAGCGAACGAAGCAGATACCGAGGAGTTTCACGTATGA